The Hemibagrus wyckioides isolate EC202008001 linkage group LG13, SWU_Hwy_1.0, whole genome shotgun sequence DNA window ATACACTCATGCATAAAAGCACTCCATGGCTTCTGTTTGGATGTCTGCTTTTAATGAGCATGGAATTTACCCATAATGCTCTGGCATGAACAAAATTGAAGGAGATGAACACTTCAACTGTACTTTATGGAAATGGATAAGTGATGGCTCGAGCTCAGATCGTGCTAGCACAAATTTAAAAAGCAGCCTCTGATTTCTATAACAGCTGGTAAACTTGGTTAACACTGAGAGAAAAACTGCAGGATTGAATATGAATTCTGTTATAAGGTGGGGCCTTCATGAACacatttgtttgtccagcacatcgcACAGATGTTTGatcggattgagatctggagtTGACTGGATTTAGGGCCCAgttcaacaccttgaactctttatcatgttcctcaaaccattcttgAACAGATTTTCCAGTAGGGCTGGGTTCATTAGTCTGCTAAATGAGGCCACTGCATTAGGGAATGCTTTTGCCATGAAAGGGTATATTTGGTCTGCAATAATGTGTGCACTAAATGCACTAATATGTTTAGGTAGGTGCTGTGTCAAAGAATCATCCACACTAATGCCAGGAAACAAGGTTTCCCAgtacattgcccagagcattaCCTTGTAtctgctggcttgccttcttcttATAGTGCATCTTAGTGCCATCTTTTCACCAGGTaggtctcaaacacacatacacacacacacacacacacacacacacacacacacacacacacctggctgtCCACAGGATGTAAAAGAATATATGATTCAACAGGCCAGAccaccttcttctattgctccaaggtctgcatatgtgtgtgcgtgttttactatttattttttaaaaataaaaacattaaatctaTGTCTATCCATTGCTTCTTTGTCACACATAAATACTAAAGCCTTGAtgactcataaaacacacattacaattAATTATTCTATCGATTTATTTCTTCCAAAGCCCTCTTCTTCAATGACACTGTAATAAGAGCAGTTGCTACTGTATGTACTCTTCACTTCTAaggaaagacttttttttaacactaatgCTAATGACCAAAGTCTTACTATTTCAAACATCTAGCTTGATTTGATTCATTGTggatcatttatttaattttcaattAAGTGGTTTTTCATCTGCTTCTTCTTTCATGATGTGTCAATTACAATAAGAAGAGAAAGAGTTTTAATAACATCTTTTACTTACAGTGCAAAATAATCAATCAACAAATGGGTAATCAATGAGACATTAAGAGCTCAGAATTAGAGTCTTTTCCTTACAGCTAATGCTATACAGAATCACTATGGcctgtaaaaaaaacagtaaactaAGCCCATGTTATTCTCACAATTCATTGTAACTATAATACttgcatttatatttaacatgtcCATGTAGTAACAAACTGAACAAAAGTTAAGCACACAAGATCCATTTTGTAAAAATAGTActctttaatataaattatggaaatattttataaatataaatatgtgcaAAGTTCCTTGCTGCATTTTCTGTTGTAATGCCATTGTTTTCAGGTTTACTGATTTTCAAGCTTGCACTGTGGGTCATTAGACTAGACCTTAAGATGCCAAATCTTTATAAAAGACAGAGTACAAAAACATGTTGTCCTCTTGtggtgacacatgtaaacatcGTCTCTATttgacaaaatacaaaaaaagagagagaaagcaataaGAAGTTGAACCATAAGCCCTTCCACTGACTtacaatacattcatttaattgTAGACAGCATGTGCTGCTGAAGAAACACTACGTCATTGTTACTGAATGAGGGATATGAGGCATGACTGATTACTTCTTAGCGCATACAGAAGGAACGCCTCTGGTTTGAGAGGAACACAATCCTCCATGTCAAACTCCAGGATTAGTAAATAAGGGTTTTGCATACTGTGCTTGGCTTTGTTTCACAGTACATGAACTGTCAACTCATGGAagtttgtgttgtattgtaatATCATCACCAGCATGTTGAATGTTCTATAACTGTCTGGCatttcccagcaaaactgagACTCTTTGCCTGTCAAAAATAAAGCAACAACAGTTCACTGAGCTTTCCTTTTGAGACTACTGTAATATCTGAGTCCTCTCTTGTCTACTTTGATCCTTTGTATTGATGCATATTTAAACATCAGTCTCGTCTTGTAACCCCACACAGATGCCAGTGTTGACACAGCGGTGCCAGTAGTGAATAGCCGCCCCGTTTGCTTCCCCACGTCGACCTATGAGGCAATTACGCTTGGCAGCCCGCAGTGGAAATGTATATGTCATTTCAAACAGCCGACGCTAGGCACTCAAACACCGGCGTCCAAAACTCTTCTTTTAACAGTGTGTCAAGTGGGGATGAAACTGTGTGAGACAGCTTTTTATTCATATAGTAAAGGCTGCAAATCAGCCATAGCAGCGTATTCAACCCTTGTACTGATAACCTATCAATTGTGTTAATATTCAACagggtttgtgtttttttccaaacaGACCCAAGAACAGACTCCAAAGGTAAGAAGCTAAAGCACGATGCCTCTGATCATCTGCTTTTGGTCCTGGCTGCTCTGCTGTTCATCCTATTGCATGCGAGTCCATACTTTGTGCTGTCCATCACATAGCAACCCCCTGCCAAAGGTCATACTATAGAGGGTGAAGGCACAGTAAGCCACAGCTGGCCTGCAATACTGATAGATGCTGAGAGCTTCTCAGtgcacacagctcacacacttaaTGAACTCCAGAGCTTCGTAACACTGTACTGCTTCCGATCTGCCTGTGGTCTTTTGCTGGTCAATTCCACCACTGCCCAACATACAGTTCTGTATATGTGGTTCAGTCTCTGTGCTCCAGAACCATGTGATGGTTATTATATAGGTGCATCATACTCCTGAAGGAACTCTTGGAGCGACTGAGGCAGCTGGTCCCGTTTATTAGACACATCTATGTGGCCATTGAGTGTCTTGCGGCAGAGGTGCTGCAGTGTGGACATGCTGGAGGCCAGAGGGCGCAGCAGCTCCAGTGGGATTTTCTCTCCTCCAGAATAAATGAAGTATGTACTCCCATCTGCCCCACTGCTGCCACCTTCATTGTCCACTCCAGATGGGACTACAGACAGGGACCCCGCTTCTCTGGCAGAGGGCATGTAATGATGAATGAGTTtcaacacacaatcaaaacGTGGCACAGTTTGCAAGCTGCGTGGGTCCGTTTGCAAAAAAAAGGAGCAGGCATCACATTGGATACGCAGGTTCTTGGTGCCCGTGGCCGTCTTCACGCTTAAGGTGAAAAAGTGCCGGTTGTCAGAGCTGTCACGCACCAGGAAAGTGCCGGGTGGCTCAGTGCTCAGCAAGGCGCTGGCCTCCTTCCCACTCACAGCGTTCCAGTAGAAGCCACTCTCCTGCAGCTTGCGCGCAGCCGCCACCACCATTTGATACTGCGCCCTGGAGCTAAAGGTCTTGTAGCGGTGGGCAGGCAGGCGTACTCCGCCTTGGAAGGGGCTGCTGCTCATGGCGCCGTTGAGCCTGCTGTGTGTTACCATGGCGCTCTGCCCGTGCCCCGTCCCGGCTTGGGGGTCCAGGGCCGCAGGCTCGTCCCAGCCAGGGTGCACAGGCACCACACAGCACCAACACAATGCCCACAGCTCCGGCGCCTTGTCAACATCCAGAATCAAGGATGGCTCAACGGGTATGGGATGcagctggagaaagaaaaagtgcaGAGTGTCAGTATTTACATGAATGATTGGTGCCAGCACATCCTAGAGTGTAAACCCTTGAACAAGGGCTTAATGTTATGTCCTTAGGAAAATACAAGGTGTATGAAATAAGCATATAGGCTAGATATTCGCCTAATAGTCATGGAGCCAGATAAACTGGCATACAATCGACGCTTTATTTTTAGTTAACTGCCGAGTGTGTACATTTGATACAGGCAACACTTCGATCGCAGACAGGCTTTTGGAGCGAGATGTGTGAATGGGGTGCTCCAGTTCATTGTGAATGACCCATTTCCTCATTCGTGCCAAGCGGACTCTTTCTCATGTTGCATTGGAGGCGCTCTGTGAGCTCGACACAAAAGCAGAGAGGGACAAGTGAACCCCTCTTCAACCACTAAATACCAAGCAGCCGTAGAGCTGCAGTCTTCCTAACCAGTGCTGGTGGGATTTACAAACACGATCGCGGACTATTTCAACAAAGCGCGTTCTTATACAAGCAGAAAAGCTCTGAAACCTCACACTGCCGCTGCgcaaacacacaatacaacctatatttattcacttatttatttaaatcatctattgattttttttccgaCTCTCCCCGAACTGTAGCACAATCATACAAACAGAGCCTTAAATACCCACTAATATACAGTCCACCTGTATGATTTGCatacaatacatttttattataggacagaaaaaaagagcaaaaataatcagcttGATAGTTACCTTGAAAGTCTTATCCGAGCCAATCTTGTAGTGGTGTTTAAACGGAcctttctccccctctctcactctctctctcttctgaagGGCTCCTTTTCAAACCCTGTAAATGCGCTGTTAAAAGTGGTGTTGTCGGGAAACGGTTTTACGGCAGACGagtttgtgtagagtgtgatAACGTTCTCACGTCTCCCCCTGATGAGGGGTAGTGGAAGTCTTCTCTCTACATCTAGTGGGAGCCCACTATTTCTGAACGGCTCCACCCCTTTGCTTCCAGTAAGcaagcgcgcgcgcgcgcacacacacacacacacacgcacacacacacacccgttcGCTCGCTCACTTGGCGGATTGCCCATAAATAATCAGCATGACCTTTTTCTACGAGACGATTCCTGGTATACACACTCCTCCCTTCCCCCTCTTCTCTTCCCCGTCAGACTACAAGGTGAAAAAAGTTGAAGCGCCCTTGCAGAATTAAGCTTCACCAGACCGCACTGATGTAACACACCGCTTCCTtttgctcttatttttttccgaATTTTTGcaatttccttttattattCAGTCGCAACGATGTTTTATCGCTTAGATTACTGAAACACTATCCGATTCCAGGAAATCAAATGTGTGCTCTACAGACAAATatactactgtgtgtgtgtgtttgtgagtgtgtagatgtTTTATGATAAACTTCTGCTTGTCGAAACGCATATGGCTCCCATACCTATAGACAGATTTAACATGGCAGCTCTGATTCAGTAAAGCTCTCCTGTACGCCATCTATAGGATGATGAGAGCAAGAGACTGCATCCTAAACCATATACTACAGCCTTAACATAGTGTGTCTAAGTAGAACAGCAAGATGTGATTTTGGACGTAGCCATGGATACAGGgcccttatttatttatttatttatttatttatttagctttctctctctctctctctctctctctctctctctctatatatatatatatatatatatatatatatatatatatatatacctgggAGCACAAGTAAGCTTTTCTGTAGGCTGttttctgtgtattctgaaaccTTAGGATGTTTTCACAGATAAACAGAAATACATTTTGGGTAGGTTCTTAAATTGCAGCATCTGAAAAATCCtgctgttttctttatttatttatttttaaagctgtCCTGTCGCCAAAGCACACTGTGATCCATATTAGCAGGGCATCAGGCATCAACGGCAAGCTGTAATCTACCCTCTTCTTGCTATGCAGTAATTGCTGATACACATCCTGGTCCTTCGACACTGTTCAAATTAGTAATGGGAAGTTCGGTTCATTTTAGTGACTCGGCTCTTTGAATCTTGTCAGCAAAATGAACTAATCATTTTTCGAGTCACTTCATtcattttgggacacccctccaaatcattgaattcaggtgatgtttttcaggagctgggcttggccccttagttccagtgaaaggaactcttaatgcttcatcataccaagacattttggacaatttcatgctcccaactttgtgggaacagtttgggggtgaccccttcctgttccaacatgactgcacaccagtgcacaaagcaaggtccataaagacatggatgagcgagtttggtgtggaggaacttcacagagtcctgaccccaACCCAGTAGAActtctttgggatgaattagagcggagactgtgagccaggccttctcgtccaacatcagtgcttgacctaacaaatgcgcttctagggaatggtcaaaaatatcCAGAAtcacacttctaaaccttgtggaaggccttcccagaagaattgaagctgttatagccgcaaagggtgggccaactccatattaaattcatgtgtattcaaaggcagatgtcccagtttgggcctggctcacagtctccgctctaattcatccctgTTCTATCTGGactgtcaagttcctccacacccaacttgctcatccatctctttatggatgttgctttgtgcactggtgtacagtcatgttggaacaggaagggatcatcctcaaactgttcccacaaagttgggagcatgaaattgtccaaaatgtattggtatgctgaagcattaagagttcctttcagtggaactaaggggccaagccaaaCTCCTGAACTctaatgatttagaggggtgtctcaaaacctttgccaatatagtgtatttcccaatatttaacattttcccaTTATTTAATTTT harbors:
- the socs3b gene encoding suppressor of cytokine signaling 3b, translating into MVTHSRLNGAMSSSPFQGGVRLPAHRYKTFSSRAQYQMVVAAARKLQESGFYWNAVSGKEASALLSTEPPGTFLVRDSSDNRHFFTLSVKTATGTKNLRIQCDACSFFLQTDPRSLQTVPRFDCVLKLIHHYMPSAREAGSLSVVPSGVDNEGGSSGADGSTYFIYSGGEKIPLELLRPLASSMSTLQHLCRKTLNGHIDVSNKRDQLPQSLQEFLQEYDAPI